One region of Quercus lobata isolate SW786 chromosome 2, ValleyOak3.0 Primary Assembly, whole genome shotgun sequence genomic DNA includes:
- the LOC115976468 gene encoding uncharacterized protein LOC115976468 isoform X2 codes for MSTLRAHGVPEKHVAGLLMMQPKSLMLRIDLFKEVVCAIKEMGFDPMRRSFILGVRSMSLISKVNWEKKKEVLRSFGWSENDFLTAFRVQPMLMICSEKKIRNVLDFLTTKGGLMSLEVARCPNLFLISMEKRMIPRCAVLQVLMSKGLVSKDIDLVWQLNHRKEDFEKKFLTPFMEEVPAVIEAYQGKMGFQGFSD; via the coding sequence ATGTCCACTCTGAGGGCTCATGGAGTACCAGAAAAACATGTTGCAGGGCTCTTGATGATGCAACCTAAGTCGCTTATGTTGAGGATTGATTTGTTCAAAGAGGTTGTATGTGCAATTAAAGAAATGGGTTTTGACCCGATGAGGCGCTCCTTTATTTTGGGTGTCCGTTCAATGTCACTAATAAGCAAAGTGaattgggaaaagaaaaaggaggttCTTAGGAGCTTTGGTTGGTCTGAAAATGACTTTCTTACGGCATTTAGAGTACAGCCAATGCTAATGATTTGTTCAGAGAAGAAGATTCGGAATGTGCTTGATTTCTTGACGACTAAGGGGGGTCTGATGTCATTGGAAGTTGCTAGATGCCCAAATTTATTTCTGATAAGTATGGAGAAGAGAATGATTCCCAGATGTGCTGTTCTGCAAGTTTTGATGTCTAAAGGTCTGGTTAGCAAAGATATAGATTTAGTTTGGCAATTGAATCACAGGAAGGAGGACTTTGAGAAGAAGTTTCTGACTCCATTTATGGAAGAAGTCCCTGCAGTGATTGAGGCATACCAGGGTAAGATGGGATTTCAGGGATTCAGTGATTGA
- the LOC115976468 gene encoding uncharacterized protein LOC115976468 isoform X1 encodes MFHFTCKTLMQNRVFNSKISYVRYIQTMPFLSSVSNSTEKQSLTVSYLMNSCGLSLEKATSASKVVNIKYTDKPDLLLNLLNTYGFTKADIASLISKHPPLILAHPEKTIRPKMDYFASLGLRGPDLPRIICSNKFILLSSLKKQIIPTINFLRGIIHTNENLIYALKQSSLVIRCNIKKVLVPNMSTLRAHGVPEKHVAGLLMMQPKSLMLRIDLFKEVVCAIKEMGFDPMRRSFILGVRSMSLISKVNWEKKKEVLRSFGWSENDFLTAFRVQPMLMICSEKKIRNVLDFLTTKGGLMSLEVARCPNLFLISMEKRMIPRCAVLQVLMSKGLVSKDIDLVWQLNHRKEDFEKKFLTPFMEEVPAVIEAYQGKMGFQGFSD; translated from the coding sequence ATGTTTCATTTCACATGCAAAACACTAATGCAAAATAGAGTCTTTAATTCAAAAATCAGTTATGTTCGTTATATCCAGACAATGCCATTTCTCAGTTCTGTCTCAAACTCCACAGAGAAACAATCTTTGACAGTCTCTTACCTCATGAACTCATGCGGGTTGTCCTTAGAAAAAGCTACTTCAGCGTCTAAGGTTGTCAATATTAAGTACACTGATAAACCAGACTTACTTCTAAACCTTTTGAATACTTACGGGTTTACAAAAGCTGACATTGCAAGCTTGATTTCTAAACACCCACCTCTGATTTTAGCTCATCCAGAGAAAACTATAAGACCCAAGATGGACTATTTTGCGTCCTTGGGTCTTAGAGGACCTGACTTACCTAGGATTATCTGttcaaataaattcattttattgTCTAGTTTGAAGAAACAGATAATACCCACCATTAATTTTCTTAGGGGGATTATTCATACCAATGAGAATCTTATCTATGCATTGAAGCAATCGTCCCTTGTGATTCGATGCAACATTAAGAAGGTTTTGGTGCCAAATATGTCCACTCTGAGGGCTCATGGAGTACCAGAAAAACATGTTGCAGGGCTCTTGATGATGCAACCTAAGTCGCTTATGTTGAGGATTGATTTGTTCAAAGAGGTTGTATGTGCAATTAAAGAAATGGGTTTTGACCCGATGAGGCGCTCCTTTATTTTGGGTGTCCGTTCAATGTCACTAATAAGCAAAGTGaattgggaaaagaaaaaggaggttCTTAGGAGCTTTGGTTGGTCTGAAAATGACTTTCTTACGGCATTTAGAGTACAGCCAATGCTAATGATTTGTTCAGAGAAGAAGATTCGGAATGTGCTTGATTTCTTGACGACTAAGGGGGGTCTGATGTCATTGGAAGTTGCTAGATGCCCAAATTTATTTCTGATAAGTATGGAGAAGAGAATGATTCCCAGATGTGCTGTTCTGCAAGTTTTGATGTCTAAAGGTCTGGTTAGCAAAGATATAGATTTAGTTTGGCAATTGAATCACAGGAAGGAGGACTTTGAGAAGAAGTTTCTGACTCCATTTATGGAAGAAGTCCCTGCAGTGATTGAGGCATACCAGGGTAAGATGGGATTTCAGGGATTCAGTGATTGA
- the LOC115976469 gene encoding uncharacterized protein LOC115976469 produces MFHFICKTLIQNRIVNSKTSYVCCIHTMPFLSSVSNPTEKQPLTVSYLINSCGLSLEQAISASKVVNIKCTAQPDLLLKLLSTHGFKKAHIASLISKHPPLILAHPEKTIRPKIEYFESLGITGTDLPMILSSNRYILLCSLKEHIIPSVNFLRGVVHTNENLIFALKQYYAFQANIKNVMEPNVCTLRAHGVPEKHVANLLMMHPRSLKLRADLFKEVVCAIKEMGFDPMRSSFVLAVRSMSVISKVTWEKKKEVLRSFGWSENDFLFAFRLQPRLMICSEKKIRNMLVFLTTKAGLMPSDVARCPYLFLMSVEKRLSPRCAVLQVLMSKGLISKDIDLVRNLNYGKKYFEKKFLTPFMEEVPAVIEAYRGKMGFQGFSD; encoded by the coding sequence atgtttcatttCATATGCAAAACGCTGATACAAAATAGAATTGTAAATTCAAAAACCAGTTATGTTTGTTGTATCCATACCATGCCATTTCTCAGTTCTGTTTCAAACCCCACAGAGAAACAACCTTTGACAGTCTCTTACCTCATCAACTCATGTGGGTTGTCCTTAGAACAAGCTATTTCAGCTTCTAAAGTTGTCAACATTAAATGCACAGCCCAGCCAGACTTACTTCTTAAGCTTTTGAGCACTCATGGCTTTAAAAAAGCTCACATTGCAAGCTTGATTTCTAAACACCCACCTCTGATTTTAGCTCATCCAGAGAAAACTATAAGACCCAAGATTGAGTATTTTGAGTCCTTGGGTATTACAGGAACTGACCTACCTATGATTCTCTCTTCAAACAGATACATTTTATTGTGTAGTCTAAAGGAACATATAATACCCTCCGTTAATTTTCTTAGGGGGGTTGTTCATACCAATGAGAACCTTATTTTTGCATTGAAGCAATATTATGCGTTTCAAGCCAATATTAAGAATGTTATGGAGCCAAATGTATGCACTCTGAGGGCTCATGGAGTGCCAGAAAAACATGTTGCAAATCTCTTGATGATGCATCCTAGGTCACTTAAGTTGAGGGCTGATTTGTTCAAAGAGGTTGTTTGTGCAATTAAAGAAATGGGCTTTGACCCAATGAGAAGCTCGTTTGTTTTGGCTGTCCGTTCAATGTCAGTAATAAGCAAAGTTacttgggaaaagaaaaaggaggttCTTAGGAGCTTTGGTTGGTCTGAAAATGACTTTCTTTTTGCATTTAGATTACAGCCAAGGCTAATGATTTGTTCAGAGAAGAAAATTCGGAATATGCTGGTTTTCTTGACAACTAAGGCAGGTCTGATGCCATCGGATGTTGCTAGATGCCCATATTTATTTCTGATGAGTGTGGAGAAGAGACTGAGTCCCAGATGTGCAGTTCTGCAAGTTTTGATGTCTAAAGGTCTGATCAGCAAAGATATAGATTTAGTTCGGAATTTGAATTATGGGAAGAAATACTTTGAGAAGAAGTTTCTGACTCCATTTATGGAAGAAGTCCCTGCAGTGATTGAGGCATACCGGGGTAAGATGGGATTTCAGGGATTCAGTGATTGA